In Campylobacter sp. 2014D-0216, the following proteins share a genomic window:
- a CDS encoding acyl-[ACP]--phospholipid O-acyltransferase, with protein sequence MQGNFLKIFGVLPFLAVAFINAFVDLGHKIIIQNTIYKVYEDSTQLFLTAIVNALMLLPFVLMLSPSGFLADKFPKNKIMKMSAYFSVVLTCIICLCYYLGAFWFAFAMTFIMGVQSALYSPAKYGFIKELVGKELLAMGNGAVNAVSIVAILAGMAVFSLSFEMLFDSNFNDSSDVLQQIAPLGFVLIAFSLLELFLAHKLPSLKEEDKNLSFNKKQYFQGKLLASNLKTIFSHKVIWLCIIGISLFWAISQLYLVSFPVYAKNDLFIENTFYVQCSLAFSGIGVIIGSLISGKFSKNYIELGLIPLGALGIFLMSLLMPFLETLLSYSAVFFVFGLCGAFFIIPLNSLIQFHAKENELGKVLAGNNFIQNVFMLGFLMLATLGAYLELQASTLFYFIMVVALLGSIYVLGKLPFSLVRLLMSLAFFQRYRLLVEGFENIPEKGGALLLGNHISFIDWAIVQMAIPRKIYFVMERSIYSKWYIKVFLDKFGVIPVSSTSSKSSLELIAMHIKNGNLVCLFPEGVLSRHGQLNEFKGGFELVCSKLEERDGVILPFYVKGLWGSAFSRSDEEFSARNRKISKRKIAIAFGKSLPIHSKKEVVKAKVFELSFVAWKSQCESMHTIARAWIDSAKRNLNQIAIVDPLIGGITYRKMLALSLVFSSFIKNRSYDLNIQPTQGSYAPKEECIGILLPASMASSLCNLSVLLANKIVVNLNFTAGTKAINQAIQSSQIQQIYTSRKFIEKLESKGAKLEFETHVRLIFMEDVIASFKTQKFKIFSMLTLVSILPTCLLKTLFAPNKQNLAVAAILFSSGSEGMPKGVMLNNRNILSNIAQISDVLCAKNEDVVLSSLPPFHAFGLTVTTFLPLLEGIKSVTHADPTDALGVAKAVAKNNVSIMCGTSTFLGIYARNKKLDAIMFESLRIIVSGAEKLKNEVRTAFEMKFKKPIFEGYGATETTPVASVNLPNKFDPDYWILHRANKEGSVGMPLPGSAIRIVDPSSYKSLNHGEDGLILIGGHQVMVGYLNNKEKTDEVIKEIDGIRWYNTGDKGHVDEDGFLYIIDRYSRFAKVGGEMVSLGALEEEIAKFINTEVVKFCAVALEDDKKGEAVCLLIECQEQDFKGICEAIKNSTMPAIFKPSKYFKVEQIPLLGSGKVDLKGAKDLAKNLQEN encoded by the coding sequence ATGCAAGGAAATTTTTTAAAAATCTTTGGCGTGCTGCCATTTTTGGCAGTAGCTTTTATCAATGCTTTTGTAGACTTAGGTCACAAAATCATCATACAAAACACTATCTATAAAGTATATGAAGATAGCACTCAACTTTTTTTAACCGCTATTGTTAATGCCTTAATGCTTCTACCCTTTGTCCTTATGCTTTCACCTTCAGGTTTTTTAGCTGATAAATTCCCTAAAAATAAAATCATGAAGATGTCTGCATATTTTTCTGTGGTTTTAACCTGCATTATTTGCTTGTGTTATTATCTTGGTGCATTTTGGTTTGCTTTTGCTATGACTTTTATTATGGGGGTGCAATCTGCCTTGTATTCTCCTGCTAAATACGGCTTTATTAAAGAATTGGTAGGTAAAGAACTCTTAGCCATGGGAAATGGAGCTGTTAATGCTGTTAGTATAGTAGCTATATTAGCAGGCATGGCAGTATTTTCTCTAAGTTTTGAAATGCTCTTTGACTCAAATTTTAACGATAGTTCAGATGTTTTACAGCAAATAGCGCCTTTAGGTTTTGTTTTAATAGCCTTTTCACTATTGGAACTTTTTTTGGCACATAAACTCCCTAGTTTAAAAGAAGAAGATAAAAATTTAAGTTTTAATAAAAAACAATACTTTCAAGGAAAACTTTTAGCTTCTAATTTAAAAACTATATTTTCCCATAAGGTCATTTGGCTTTGTATTATAGGAATTTCACTTTTTTGGGCTATATCACAACTATATCTAGTAAGCTTTCCTGTATATGCAAAAAATGACCTTTTTATCGAAAATACCTTTTATGTACAGTGTTCTTTAGCTTTTTCTGGCATAGGAGTGATCATAGGATCGCTTATTAGTGGTAAATTTTCGAAAAACTATATCGAATTAGGTCTTATACCTCTTGGTGCTTTGGGTATTTTTCTTATGAGTCTTTTAATGCCGTTTTTAGAAACCTTATTAAGCTATAGTGCAGTATTTTTTGTATTTGGCTTGTGTGGTGCATTTTTCATCATACCTTTAAATTCTCTCATACAATTTCATGCTAAAGAAAATGAACTAGGAAAGGTACTAGCTGGAAACAACTTCATTCAAAATGTCTTTATGCTAGGCTTTTTAATGTTAGCTACCTTGGGTGCTTATTTAGAATTACAAGCAAGTACTTTGTTTTATTTTATTATGGTTGTAGCACTACTAGGAAGTATTTATGTACTTGGTAAATTACCTTTTTCTTTGGTGCGTTTGCTAATGAGCCTAGCCTTTTTTCAACGCTATCGCTTACTAGTAGAAGGCTTTGAGAATATCCCTGAAAAAGGCGGTGCTTTACTTTTAGGAAATCATATCTCATTTATTGATTGGGCTATAGTACAAATGGCCATACCGAGAAAAATTTATTTTGTTATGGAAAGAAGCATTTATTCAAAATGGTATATTAAAGTATTTTTAGACAAATTTGGTGTTATACCTGTTTCTAGCACTTCAAGCAAATCAAGCTTAGAATTAATCGCTATGCATATTAAAAATGGTAATCTAGTTTGTCTTTTCCCAGAAGGAGTACTTTCACGCCATGGACAGCTTAATGAATTTAAAGGTGGTTTTGAATTGGTTTGTTCCAAGCTAGAAGAACGCGATGGAGTGATTTTACCTTTTTACGTCAAAGGGCTTTGGGGAAGTGCTTTTTCAAGAAGCGATGAAGAATTTTCAGCAAGAAATCGCAAAATAAGCAAAAGAAAAATCGCTATTGCATTTGGAAAAAGTTTGCCAATACATTCTAAAAAAGAAGTAGTAAAAGCAAAAGTTTTTGAACTTTCTTTTGTTGCTTGGAAATCTCAATGTGAAAGCATGCATACCATTGCTAGAGCTTGGATTGATAGCGCTAAAAGAAATTTAAATCAAATTGCCATTGTTGACCCACTCATAGGAGGCATTACTTATAGAAAAATGCTTGCTCTAAGCTTAGTTTTTAGTTCTTTTATCAAAAACCGATCATATGATTTAAATATACAACCTACCCAAGGAAGCTATGCGCCAAAAGAAGAATGTATAGGAATTTTACTCCCTGCTTCTATGGCTAGCTCACTTTGTAATTTAAGCGTATTACTTGCAAATAAAATCGTAGTAAACTTAAATTTTACCGCTGGAACAAAAGCGATCAACCAAGCTATACAAAGTTCTCAAATTCAACAAATTTACACTTCTAGAAAATTTATAGAGAAGCTAGAAAGCAAAGGTGCGAAATTAGAATTTGAAACCCATGTTAGACTTATTTTCATGGAAGATGTAATCGCAAGTTTTAAAACTCAAAAGTTTAAAATCTTTTCTATGCTTACTTTAGTAAGTATTTTGCCTACTTGCTTGTTAAAAACATTATTTGCACCTAATAAACAAAATCTTGCCGTAGCTGCTATTTTATTTAGTAGCGGTAGTGAAGGAATGCCAAAAGGGGTAATGCTAAACAATCGCAACATATTAAGCAATATAGCACAAATTTCAGATGTATTATGTGCGAAGAATGAAGATGTAGTTTTATCCTCTTTACCACCTTTTCATGCTTTTGGGCTAACCGTAACGACATTTTTGCCTTTATTAGAAGGGATAAAAAGCGTAACTCACGCAGATCCAACCGATGCTCTAGGCGTTGCTAAGGCTGTAGCAAAAAATAATGTAAGCATTATGTGTGGTACTTCAACTTTCTTGGGTATTTATGCAAGAAATAAAAAACTTGATGCGATTATGTTTGAAAGCTTAAGAATCATTGTTTCAGGTGCTGAAAAGCTTAAAAACGAAGTAAGAACCGCTTTTGAAATGAAATTTAAAAAACCTATTTTCGAAGGCTATGGTGCCACTGAAACCACTCCGGTTGCAAGTGTAAATTTACCAAATAAATTTGACCCTGATTATTGGATTTTACACCGTGCAAACAAAGAAGGCAGCGTAGGAATGCCTTTACCAGGAAGTGCAATACGCATAGTAGATCCTTCAAGTTATAAAAGCTTAAATCATGGAGAAGATGGCTTGATACTCATTGGCGGTCATCAAGTCATGGTGGGCTACTTAAACAACAAAGAAAAAACTGATGAAGTGATCAAAGAAATCGATGGCATACGTTGGTATAACACTGGCGATAAAGGGCATGTGGATGAAGATGGCTTTTTATATATCATAGATCGCTATTCTCGTTTTGCAAAAGTTGGTGGTGAAATGGTATCTTTAGGAGCCTTAGAAGAAGAAATTGCTAAATTTATAAACACCGAAGTGGTAAAATTTTGCGCTGTTGCGCTAGAAGATGATAAAAAAGGTGAGGCGGTGTGTTTACTAATTGAGTGTCAAGAACAAGACTTCAAAGGAATTTGCGAAGCGATTAAAAACTCCACCATGCCTGCGATTTTTAAGCCAAGTAAATATTTTAAAGTAGAACAAATTCCTCTTTTAGGTTCAGGTAAGGTAGATTTAAAAGGTGCTAAAGATTTAGCTAAAAATTTACAAGAAAACTAA
- a CDS encoding CocE/NonD family hydrolase: MKEIVLDFKNKVKVIENVWIELKDGTKLSSRIWLPQVKEKVPAILEYIPYRKNDGTRGRDEPMHGYFSGNGYAVVRVDIRGSGESDGLLKDEYLKQEQDDALEVIEWIAKQEWCNGNVGMMGKSWGGFNSLQVAARRPKNLKAIIVVGFTDDRYNEDIHYKGGCLLNDNFWWGNIMLAYQSRFVDPKIDPNGREKWLNRLKNMPLWPALWLEHTLKDEYWKHGSVGENYDDIQVPVFALDGWADSYTNTVFSLMRGLKVPKKAIIGPWAHVYPHDGTPLPAIGFLQEALKWWDKWLKNEPNDVLETPMIQAYIENSYKPYSKIEKVQGRFIGVEDFKQQVSYKKYYLNLRQLSCQKSYDFVKINTPLNHGLLSGEWMGAGVLGESPCDQRLDDGMAVVFESECLEQDLDVLGFPILKVKLTSDQEKAMLFAQLSEVREDGYVKRVSYGVINLALSDDNEQFVPLKKDEFVQKQIKLDACGYRFAKGSRVRLSLANSFWPMFWPMPKISTLTLDLSECEFNLPCFSGKDCDKINMQAQSAPLTPTTLLEEGRVDRSISYDILNDTWTCITDGVGGVFGEGVYRFDEVDVLVKHNLKRELKLQNENPLSAQYTITQTMQIGREGCMMEADMVLTQTSDLEYFYIKGDIRVKENGKLVFDKKYNYKTKRNSL; this comes from the coding sequence ATGAAAGAGATTGTTTTGGATTTTAAAAACAAAGTTAAAGTTATAGAAAATGTATGGATTGAGTTAAAAGATGGAACTAAACTTTCATCTAGAATTTGGCTTCCCCAGGTTAAAGAAAAAGTACCTGCTATTTTAGAATATATTCCTTATAGAAAAAATGATGGTACAAGAGGTAGAGATGAACCTATGCATGGGTATTTTAGTGGAAATGGCTATGCGGTTGTTCGGGTTGACATTAGAGGGAGTGGGGAGTCTGATGGCTTGTTAAAAGATGAGTATTTAAAGCAAGAACAAGATGATGCTTTGGAAGTTATTGAATGGATAGCAAAGCAAGAATGGTGCAATGGTAATGTTGGTATGATGGGTAAATCATGGGGTGGATTTAATTCTTTGCAAGTTGCAGCAAGAAGACCTAAAAATTTAAAAGCTATTATAGTAGTAGGTTTTACTGATGATAGATACAATGAAGATATTCACTATAAAGGCGGATGTTTGCTTAATGATAATTTTTGGTGGGGCAATATTATGCTTGCATATCAATCACGTTTTGTCGATCCAAAAATTGATCCAAATGGCAGGGAAAAATGGTTAAATAGGCTTAAAAACATGCCTTTATGGCCTGCGCTATGGCTTGAACACACTTTAAAAGATGAATACTGGAAACATGGTTCTGTGGGAGAAAACTATGATGATATACAAGTTCCTGTGTTTGCGCTAGATGGTTGGGCTGATTCTTATACGAACACAGTGTTTAGTTTAATGAGGGGGTTAAAGGTGCCTAAAAAAGCTATTATAGGTCCTTGGGCTCATGTTTATCCTCATGATGGTACGCCTTTGCCTGCTATAGGTTTTTTACAAGAGGCACTAAAATGGTGGGATAAATGGCTTAAAAATGAGCCTAATGATGTGCTTGAAACACCGATGATACAAGCTTATATTGAAAATAGCTACAAACCTTACTCAAAAATAGAAAAAGTCCAAGGTCGTTTTATTGGCGTGGAGGATTTTAAGCAGCAAGTAAGTTATAAAAAATATTATTTAAATTTGCGTCAATTATCTTGTCAAAAATCTTATGACTTTGTAAAAATCAATACTCCATTAAACCATGGTCTTTTATCTGGTGAGTGGATGGGAGCAGGTGTTTTAGGTGAAAGCCCTTGTGATCAAAGGCTAGATGATGGAATGGCTGTGGTTTTTGAAAGTGAATGTCTAGAGCAAGATTTAGATGTTTTGGGTTTTCCTATCTTAAAAGTAAAACTTACAAGCGATCAAGAAAAAGCTATGCTTTTTGCTCAACTTAGCGAAGTAAGGGAAGATGGGTATGTTAAAAGAGTAAGTTATGGTGTTATAAATCTTGCGTTGAGTGATGATAATGAACAATTTGTGCCTTTAAAAAAAGATGAATTTGTTCAAAAACAAATCAAGCTTGATGCTTGTGGATATAGATTTGCCAAAGGTTCTAGAGTAAGATTATCATTAGCGAATTCTTTTTGGCCTATGTTTTGGCCTATGCCAAAAATTTCAACCTTAACTTTGGATTTAAGTGAGTGTGAATTTAATTTGCCATGTTTTAGTGGTAAAGACTGTGATAAAATCAATATGCAAGCTCAAAGCGCACCTTTAACACCAACAACACTTTTAGAAGAAGGCAGGGTTGATAGAAGTATTTCTTATGATATTTTAAATGATACTTGGACTTGCATTACAGATGGTGTAGGTGGTGTATTTGGAGAGGGTGTTTATAGGTTTGATGAGGTTGATGTTTTAGTAAAACATAATTTAAAAAGAGAATTAAAACTCCAAAACGAAAATCCTTTAAGCGCGCAATATACGATTACTCAAACCATGCAAATAGGACGTGAAGGTTGTATGATGGAAGCGGATATGGTCTTAACACAAACAAGTGACTTGGAGTATTTTTACATTAAAGGGGATATAAGAGTGAAAGAAAATGGTAAGCTTGTTTTTGATAAAAAATATAATTATAAAACTAAAAGAAATAGTTTGTAA
- a CDS encoding nitroreductase family protein, whose translation MQNYLNLMQNRASIRSYTKDNISRQNLEYILECARLSPSSLGLEPWKFFVFQQEKHKKEIATIANNQTHVADCAAIIVVISRADFKDYFIEKLKKRNISQEELDKRIQTYQPFIDSMNLEQRFIYAKEQSYLAIANIINAAHSLNLGSCVIGGFNQEKMNQYLQLDTHKERVSMLITLGHTNTNPNTQKARFAFDEVVEFKD comes from the coding sequence ATGCAAAATTATTTAAATTTAATGCAAAATCGCGCTTCGATTAGATCTTACACTAAAGATAACATTTCTAGGCAAAACCTAGAATACATCTTAGAATGTGCTAGATTATCCCCTAGTTCTTTGGGACTTGAACCATGGAAATTTTTTGTCTTTCAGCAAGAAAAACATAAAAAAGAAATCGCTACCATTGCAAACAATCAAACCCATGTTGCAGATTGTGCTGCGATCATTGTTGTGATATCAAGAGCAGATTTTAAAGATTATTTTATAGAGAAACTTAAAAAACGCAATATAAGTCAAGAAGAGCTTGATAAACGCATTCAAACCTATCAACCATTTATAGATTCTATGAATTTAGAACAGCGTTTTATTTATGCAAAAGAACAAAGTTATCTTGCTATTGCAAATATCATCAATGCAGCTCATAGTTTAAATTTAGGCTCATGTGTGATTGGAGGCTTTAATCAAGAAAAAATGAACCAATATCTCCAACTAGATACTCACAAAGAAAGAGTTTCAATGCTAATCACCCTAGGCCATACAAATACCAACCCAAACACACAAAAAGCCCGTTTTGCTTTTGATGAAGTGGTAGAATTTAAAGACTGA
- a CDS encoding efflux RND transporter periplasmic adaptor subunit yields the protein MKKIIYLSILLITLALGVYFFFFAKKQEYNYLTYEVKRQDITQSIEAIGEVYAKTQVDVGAQVSGQITKLYVKLGDHVNEGDLIAQIDKDKQQNDLDITKAQLESARANLESKKIALEIATKQYEREQKLYAKKATSLENLENLKNTFYALKANVADLKAQTTQLEISLKNAQKDLAYTTITAPSKGEIINVAVEEGQTVNANQNTPSIVRLADLSEMEIRMQIAEADINKISVGKKVKFSILNEPDKKYEAVISSIDPANTTISDATSNTNLNSSSSTSTSAVYYYARVFVKNDNNFLRIGMSTENEIAINTQNQTLVIPTLGIKSDANGYYVEILKADESSVKMPVKLGIKDSLNTQILEGISEGDLVIVGKNKK from the coding sequence ATGAAAAAGATAATTTATTTAAGTATATTATTAATCACGCTTGCTTTGGGGGTGTATTTTTTCTTTTTTGCAAAAAAGCAAGAGTATAATTACTTAACTTATGAAGTTAAAAGACAGGATATAACTCAGAGTATAGAAGCAATTGGTGAGGTATATGCAAAAACTCAAGTAGATGTTGGTGCGCAGGTGAGTGGACAAATTACAAAGCTTTATGTGAAGTTGGGTGATCATGTTAATGAAGGAGATTTAATCGCTCAAATTGACAAAGATAAACAACAAAATGATTTAGATATCACAAAAGCTCAGCTTGAAAGTGCAAGGGCAAATTTAGAAAGTAAAAAAATTGCTCTTGAAATAGCCACAAAACAATATGAAAGAGAACAAAAGCTTTATGCTAAAAAAGCTACTTCTTTGGAAAATCTTGAAAATCTTAAAAATACCTTTTATGCTTTAAAAGCAAACGTAGCTGATTTAAAAGCTCAAACTACTCAACTTGAAATTTCTTTAAAAAATGCTCAAAAAGATTTGGCTTACACTACAATAACTGCTCCTAGTAAAGGTGAGATTATCAATGTGGCAGTTGAAGAGGGTCAAACTGTAAATGCAAATCAAAATACACCAAGTATAGTGCGTTTGGCTGATTTAAGTGAAATGGAAATTCGCATGCAAATAGCAGAAGCTGATATTAATAAAATTAGTGTGGGTAAAAAAGTTAAATTTAGCATTTTAAATGAACCGGATAAAAAATATGAAGCAGTGATTTCTAGTATAGATCCAGCTAATACCACTATAAGCGATGCAACAAGTAATACTAACTTAAACTCAAGCTCAAGCACTAGTACTAGTGCGGTGTATTATTATGCTAGGGTTTTTGTAAAAAATGATAATAATTTTTTACGTATAGGTATGAGTACTGAAAATGAAATAGCTATAAACACACAAAATCAGACTTTGGTGATACCTACTTTAGGGATAAAAAGTGATGCGAATGGTTATTATGTAGAAATTTTAAAAGCAGATGAAAGTAGCGTTAAAATGCCTGTAAAATTGGGTATAAAAGACAGCCTTAATACTCAAATTTTAGAAGGTATAAGTGAAGGTGATTTGGTAATTGTGGGTAAAAATAAAAAATGA